In the genome of Tachysurus vachellii isolate PV-2020 chromosome 9, HZAU_Pvac_v1, whole genome shotgun sequence, one region contains:
- the pld3 gene encoding 5'-3' exonuclease PLD3, producing the protein MMSASMKSDIAYQKMESSKREGLLKLQKYSRCILIIGCLTAVLLMVFSLQTLLIPSIMTSRLKINASSTHTCTDQCRLVLVESIPVGMEFNSSVSHPSIYEAWRGLLSQAQSSLDISSFYWTLTNEDTHTHEPTANQGEKIMQELVELSGKISVRIAVNTPQEKQLPRDLQMLIDAGADVRDVNMRDLTSGVLHTKFWVVDKKHIYIGSANMDWRSLTQVKELSAVVYDCKCLAEDLGKIFEAYWFLGNSKTIPAPWPSQYATAFNKDTPMQLPINGTDSRVYLSSAPPSLCAEGRTPDLQAILSIINDAQEFVYIAVMNYLPTMEFSDPKRYWAAIDTELRRVAFERAIHVRLLISCWNSTSPVMFPFLLSLASVQESKSDLDIQVKIFIVPSSPSQKEIPFARVNHNKYMVTDRVAYIGTSNWSGDYFVNTAGSALVVNQTSSSSSESTVREQLQAVFTRDWDSSYSTPLNHNSNLEQICEI; encoded by the exons ATGATGTCTGCGAGCATGAAGTCTGATATAGCATATCAGAAG ATGGAGTCGAGTAAACGAGAGGGTCTCCTGAAACTTCAGAAG tattCTAGATGTATTCTGATCATTGGCTGTCTTACTGCTGTGCTGCTCATGGTGTTTAGCCTTCAAACACTCCTTATTCCTTCAATTATGACATCTCGCCTGAAGATAAATGCTTCCagtacacacacctgcactGACCAATGCAg ACTGGTTCTGGTGGAGAGCATCCCAGTGGGCATGGAATTCAACTCGTCTGttagtcatccatccatctatgaGGCATGGCGGGGTCTCTTATCACAGGCACAAAGCAGTCTGGACATTTCATCCTTCTACTGGACCCTCACTAacgaagacacacacacacacgagcccACAGCCAATCAG GGAGAGAAGATCATGCAGGAACTTGTAGAGCTTTCTGGGAAAATCTCTGTGCGCATTGCGGTGAATACTCCTCAGGAAAAACAGCTACCTCGTGACCTCCAGATGCTCATTGAtgctg GTGCTGATGTGAGGGATGTAAACATGCGAGATTTAACATCTGGTGTGCTGCACACTAAGTTCTGGGTGGTTGATAAGAAGCACATTTACATCGGTAGCGCCAACATGGACTGGAGATCCTTAACTCAG GTGAAGGAGctcagtgctgtggtatatGACTGTAAATGCCTTGCTGAAGACCTTGGAAAAATATTTGAAGCATATTGGTTCCTTGGCAACAGCAAGACAATACCTGCTCCCTGGCCAAGCCAATATGCTACAGCCTTTAACAAAGACACACCTATGCAGCTACCAATCAATGGGACAGACTCTAGAGTTTACCTGTCG AGTGCTCCTCCTTCTTTGTGTGCCGAGGGGCGAACTCCAGATCTTCAGGCCATTTTAAGCATCATTAATGATGCACAGGAGTTTGTTTACATTGCTGTGATGAACTACTTGCCCACTATGGAGTTCTCAGATCCTAAAAG ATACTGGGCTGCTATTGACACTGAGCTGAGACGTGTGGCATTCGAGAGAGCCATTCATGTGCGTTTACTGATCAGTTGTTGGAACAGCACATCTCCAGTCATGTTCCCATTTTTACTCTCTCTTGCATCTGTACAGGAGTCAAAGAGTGACCTGGATATACAGGTG aaaatcttcaTTGTTCCCAGCAGCCCGAGTCAAAAGGAAATACCCTTTGCTCGTGTGAACCATAACAAGTACATGGTGACAGACAGAGTTGCCTATATAG GAACATCAAACTGGTCCGGCGATTACTTTGTGAACACGGCAGGCTCAGCATTAGTAGTGAATCAGACTTCAAGCTCATCCTCAGAGTCCACAGTGAGAGAACAGCTGCAGGCTGTGTTCACAAGAGACTGGGATTCATCTTACAGCACTCCACTCAACCACAACAGCAACCTCGAACAGATATGTGAAATATAA